A window of Pan paniscus chromosome 10, NHGRI_mPanPan1-v2.0_pri, whole genome shotgun sequence contains these coding sequences:
- the DYRK4 gene encoding dual specificity tyrosine-phosphorylation-regulated kinase 4 isoform X4 — protein sequence MQLLPPPLRTGTKTQMDAKKPRKCDLTPFLVLKARKKQKFTSAKGPTLSEIYMVGSKPSVQVQKPPSNIKNSRMTQVFHKNTSVTSLPFVDTKGKKNMVSFPHISKKVLLKSSLLYQENQAHNQMPASELKASEIPFHPSIKTQDPKAEEKSPKKQKVTLTAAEALKLFKNQLSPYEQSEILGYAELWFLGLEAKKLDMAPEKFSKTSFDDEHGFYLKVLHDHIAYRYEVLETIGKGSFGQVAKCLDHKNNELVALKIIRNKKRFHQQALMELKILEALRKKDKDNTYNVVHMKDFFYFRNHFCITFELLGINLYELMKNNNFQGFSLSIVRRFTLSVLKCLQMLSVERIIHCDLKPENIVLYQKGQASVKVIDFGSSCYEHQKVYTYIQSRFYRSPEVILGHPYDMAIDMWSLGCITAELYTGYPLFPGENEVEQLACIMEVLGLPPAGFIQTASRRQTFFDAKGFPKTITNNRGKKRYPDSKDLTMVLKTYDTSFLDFLRRWEPSLRMTPDQALKHAWIHQSRNLKPQPRPQTLRKSNSFFPSETRKDKVQGHHHSSRKDEVTKETTEKTKDGPTKHVQHSGDQQDCLQHGPDTVQLPQLVEAPKKSEAAVGAEVSMTSPGQSKNLSLKNTNILPPIV from the exons GTTGGAAGTAAACCTTCGGTTCAGGTCCAGAAGCCACCTTCCAATATCAAGAACTCCAGAATGACCCAAGTCTTTCATAAG AACACCAGTGTTACTTCACTCCCCTTTGTGGACACCAAGGGGAAGAAGAATATGGTAAGCTTCCCACACATTAGCAAGAAAGTCCTGCTGAAGTCATCCCTGCTGTATCAG GAGAATCAAGCTCACAATCAGATGCCGGCCTCAGAGCTCAAGGCTTCAGAAATACCTTTCCACCCTAGCATTAAAAcccaggatcccaaggcagaggAGAAGTCACCAAAGAAGCAAAAGGTGACTCTGACAGCGGCAG AGGCCCTAAAGCTTTTTAAGAACCAGCTGTCTCCATATGAACAAAGTGAAATCCTGGGCTACGCGGAGCTGTGGTTCCTGGGGCTTGAAGCCAAGAAGCTCGACATGGCTCCTGAGAAATTTAGCAAGACGAGTTTTGATGATGAGCATGGCTTCTATCTGAAG GTCCTGCATGATCACATTGCCTACCGCTATGAAGTTCTGGAGACGATCGGGAAGGGGTCCTTTGGACAGGTGGCCAAGTGCTTGGATCACAAAAACAATGAGCTGGTGGCCCTGAAAATCATCAGGAACAAGAAGAG GTTTCACCAGCAGGCCCTGATGGAGCTGAAGATCCTGGAAGCTCTCAGAAAGAAGGACAAAGACAACACCTACAATGTGGTGCATATGAAGGACTTTTTCTACTTTCGCAATCACTTCTGCATCACCTTTGAGCTCCTGGG AATCAACTTGTATGAGTTGATGAAGAATAACAACTTTCAAGGCTTCAGTCTGTCCATAGTTCGGCGCTTCACTCTCTCTGTTTTGAAGTGCTTGCAGATGCTTTCGGTAGAGAGAATCATTCACTGTGATCTCAAGCCT GAAAATATAGTGCTATACCAAAAGGGCCAAGCCTCTGTTAAAGTCATTGACTTTGGATCAAGCTGTTATGAACACCAGAAAG TATACACGTACATCCAAAGCCGGTTCTACCGGTCCCCAGAAGTGATCCTGGGCCACCCCTACGACATGGCCATTGACATGTGGAGCCTGGGCTGCATCACGGCGGAGTTGTACACGGGCTACCCCCTGTTCCCCGGGGAGAATGAGGTGGAGCAGCTGGCCTGCATCATGGAG GTGCTGGGTCTGCCGCCAGCCGGCTTCATTCAGACAGCCTCCAGGAGACAGACATTCTTTG ATGCCAAAGGTTTTCCTAAAACTATAACCAacaacagggggaaaaaaagataccCAGATTCCAAGGACCTCACGATGGTGCTGAAAACCTATGACACCAGCTTCCTGGACTTTCTCAGAAG ATGGGAACCTTCTCTTCGCATGACGCCGGACCAGGCCCTCAAGCATGCTTGGATTCATCAGTCTCGGAACCTCAAGCCACAGCCCAGGCCCCAGACCCTGAGGAAATCCAATTCCTTTTTCCCCTCTGAGACAAGGAAGGACAAGGTTCAAGGCCATCATCACTCGAGCAGAAAAG ATGAGGTCACCAAAGAGActacagagaaaacaaaagatgGCCCCACGAAGCATGTTCAGCATTCAGGTGATCAGCAGGACTGTCTCCAGCACGGACCTGACACTGTTCAGCTGCCTCAACTGGTAGAAGCTCCCAAGAAGTCAGAGGCAGCTGTCGGGGCGGAGGTGTCCATGACCTCCCCAGGACAGAGCAAAAACCTCTCCCTCAAGAACACAAACATTTTACCCCCTATTGTATGA
- the DYRK4 gene encoding dual specificity tyrosine-phosphorylation-regulated kinase 4 isoform X8: MVSFPHISKKVLLKSSLLYQENQAHNQMPASELKASEIPFHPSIKTQDPKAEEKSPKKQKVTLTAAEALKLFKNQLSPYEQSEILGYAELWFLGLEAKKLDMAPEKFSKTSFDDEHGFYLKVLHDHIAYRYEVLETIGKGSFGQVAKCLDHKNNELVALKIIRNKKRFHQQALMELKILEALRKKDKDNTYNVVHMKDFFYFRNHFCITFELLGINLYELMKNNNFQGFSLSIVRRFTLSVLKCLQMLSVERIIHCDLKPENIVLYQKGQASVKVIDFGSSCYEHQKVYTYIQSRFYRSPEVILGHPYDMAIDMWSLGCITAELYTGYPLFPGENEVEQLACIMEVLGLPPAGFIQTASRRQTFFDAKGFPKTITNNRGKKRYPDSKDLTMVLKTYDTSFLDFLRRCLVWEPSLRMTPDQALKHAWIHQSRNLKPQPRPQTLRKSNSFFPSETRKDKVQGHHHSSRKADEVTKETTEKTKDGPTKHVQHSGDQQDCLQHGPDTVQLPQLVEAPKKSEAAVGAEVSMTSPGQSKNLSLKNTNILPPIV; the protein is encoded by the exons ATGGTAAGCTTCCCACACATTAGCAAGAAAGTCCTGCTGAAGTCATCCCTGCTGTATCAG GAGAATCAAGCTCACAATCAGATGCCGGCCTCAGAGCTCAAGGCTTCAGAAATACCTTTCCACCCTAGCATTAAAAcccaggatcccaaggcagaggAGAAGTCACCAAAGAAGCAAAAGGTGACTCTGACAGCGGCAG AGGCCCTAAAGCTTTTTAAGAACCAGCTGTCTCCATATGAACAAAGTGAAATCCTGGGCTACGCGGAGCTGTGGTTCCTGGGGCTTGAAGCCAAGAAGCTCGACATGGCTCCTGAGAAATTTAGCAAGACGAGTTTTGATGATGAGCATGGCTTCTATCTGAAG GTCCTGCATGATCACATTGCCTACCGCTATGAAGTTCTGGAGACGATCGGGAAGGGGTCCTTTGGACAGGTGGCCAAGTGCTTGGATCACAAAAACAATGAGCTGGTGGCCCTGAAAATCATCAGGAACAAGAAGAG GTTTCACCAGCAGGCCCTGATGGAGCTGAAGATCCTGGAAGCTCTCAGAAAGAAGGACAAAGACAACACCTACAATGTGGTGCATATGAAGGACTTTTTCTACTTTCGCAATCACTTCTGCATCACCTTTGAGCTCCTGGG AATCAACTTGTATGAGTTGATGAAGAATAACAACTTTCAAGGCTTCAGTCTGTCCATAGTTCGGCGCTTCACTCTCTCTGTTTTGAAGTGCTTGCAGATGCTTTCGGTAGAGAGAATCATTCACTGTGATCTCAAGCCT GAAAATATAGTGCTATACCAAAAGGGCCAAGCCTCTGTTAAAGTCATTGACTTTGGATCAAGCTGTTATGAACACCAGAAAG TATACACGTACATCCAAAGCCGGTTCTACCGGTCCCCAGAAGTGATCCTGGGCCACCCCTACGACATGGCCATTGACATGTGGAGCCTGGGCTGCATCACGGCGGAGTTGTACACGGGCTACCCCCTGTTCCCCGGGGAGAATGAGGTGGAGCAGCTGGCCTGCATCATGGAG GTGCTGGGTCTGCCGCCAGCCGGCTTCATTCAGACAGCCTCCAGGAGACAGACATTCTTTG ATGCCAAAGGTTTTCCTAAAACTATAACCAacaacagggggaaaaaaagataccCAGATTCCAAGGACCTCACGATGGTGCTGAAAACCTATGACACCAGCTTCCTGGACTTTCTCAGAAGGTGTTTGGT ATGGGAACCTTCTCTTCGCATGACGCCGGACCAGGCCCTCAAGCATGCTTGGATTCATCAGTCTCGGAACCTCAAGCCACAGCCCAGGCCCCAGACCCTGAGGAAATCCAATTCCTTTTTCCCCTCTGAGACAAGGAAGGACAAGGTTCAAGGCCATCATCACTCGAGCAGAAAAG CAGATGAGGTCACCAAAGAGActacagagaaaacaaaagatgGCCCCACGAAGCATGTTCAGCATTCAGGTGATCAGCAGGACTGTCTCCAGCACGGACCTGACACTGTTCAGCTGCCTCAACTGGTAGAAGCTCCCAAGAAGTCAGAGGCAGCTGTCGGGGCGGAGGTGTCCATGACCTCCCCAGGACAGAGCAAAAACCTCTCCCTCAAGAACACAAACATTTTACCCCCTATTGTATGA
- the DYRK4 gene encoding dual specificity tyrosine-phosphorylation-regulated kinase 4 isoform X7 — MQLLPPPLRTGTKTQMDAKKPRKCDLTPFLVLKARKKQKFTSAKVGSKPSVQVQKPPSNIKNSRMTQVFHKNTSVTSLPFVDTKGKKNMVSFPHISKKVLLKSSLLYQENQAHNQMPASELKASEIPFHPSIKTQDPKAEEKSPKKQKVTLTAAEALKLFKNQLSPYEQSEILGYAELWFLGLEAKKLDMAPEKFSKTSFDDEHGFYLKVLHDHIAYRYEVLETIGKGSFGQVAKCLDHKNNELVALKIIRNKKRFHQQALMELKILEALRKKDKDNTYNVVHMKDFFYFRNHFCITFELLGINLYELMKNNNFQGFSLSIVRRFTLSVLKCLQMLSVERIIHCDLKPENIVLYQKGQASVKVIDFGSSCYEHQKVYTYIQSRFYRSPEVILGHPYDMAIDMWSLGCITAELYTGYPLFPGENEVEQLACIMEVLGLPPAGFIQTASRRQTFFDAKGFPKTITNNRGKKRYPDSKDLTMVLKTYDTSFLDFLRRWEPSLRMTPDQALKHAWIHQSRNLKPQPRPQTLRKSNSFFPSETRKDKVQGHHHSSRKADEVTKETTEKTKDGPTKHVQHSGDQQDCLQHGPDTVQLPQLVEAPKKSEAAVGAEVSMTSPGQSKNLSLKNTNILPPIV; from the exons GTTGGAAGTAAACCTTCGGTTCAGGTCCAGAAGCCACCTTCCAATATCAAGAACTCCAGAATGACCCAAGTCTTTCATAAG AACACCAGTGTTACTTCACTCCCCTTTGTGGACACCAAGGGGAAGAAGAATATGGTAAGCTTCCCACACATTAGCAAGAAAGTCCTGCTGAAGTCATCCCTGCTGTATCAG GAGAATCAAGCTCACAATCAGATGCCGGCCTCAGAGCTCAAGGCTTCAGAAATACCTTTCCACCCTAGCATTAAAAcccaggatcccaaggcagaggAGAAGTCACCAAAGAAGCAAAAGGTGACTCTGACAGCGGCAG AGGCCCTAAAGCTTTTTAAGAACCAGCTGTCTCCATATGAACAAAGTGAAATCCTGGGCTACGCGGAGCTGTGGTTCCTGGGGCTTGAAGCCAAGAAGCTCGACATGGCTCCTGAGAAATTTAGCAAGACGAGTTTTGATGATGAGCATGGCTTCTATCTGAAG GTCCTGCATGATCACATTGCCTACCGCTATGAAGTTCTGGAGACGATCGGGAAGGGGTCCTTTGGACAGGTGGCCAAGTGCTTGGATCACAAAAACAATGAGCTGGTGGCCCTGAAAATCATCAGGAACAAGAAGAG GTTTCACCAGCAGGCCCTGATGGAGCTGAAGATCCTGGAAGCTCTCAGAAAGAAGGACAAAGACAACACCTACAATGTGGTGCATATGAAGGACTTTTTCTACTTTCGCAATCACTTCTGCATCACCTTTGAGCTCCTGGG AATCAACTTGTATGAGTTGATGAAGAATAACAACTTTCAAGGCTTCAGTCTGTCCATAGTTCGGCGCTTCACTCTCTCTGTTTTGAAGTGCTTGCAGATGCTTTCGGTAGAGAGAATCATTCACTGTGATCTCAAGCCT GAAAATATAGTGCTATACCAAAAGGGCCAAGCCTCTGTTAAAGTCATTGACTTTGGATCAAGCTGTTATGAACACCAGAAAG TATACACGTACATCCAAAGCCGGTTCTACCGGTCCCCAGAAGTGATCCTGGGCCACCCCTACGACATGGCCATTGACATGTGGAGCCTGGGCTGCATCACGGCGGAGTTGTACACGGGCTACCCCCTGTTCCCCGGGGAGAATGAGGTGGAGCAGCTGGCCTGCATCATGGAG GTGCTGGGTCTGCCGCCAGCCGGCTTCATTCAGACAGCCTCCAGGAGACAGACATTCTTTG ATGCCAAAGGTTTTCCTAAAACTATAACCAacaacagggggaaaaaaagataccCAGATTCCAAGGACCTCACGATGGTGCTGAAAACCTATGACACCAGCTTCCTGGACTTTCTCAGAAG ATGGGAACCTTCTCTTCGCATGACGCCGGACCAGGCCCTCAAGCATGCTTGGATTCATCAGTCTCGGAACCTCAAGCCACAGCCCAGGCCCCAGACCCTGAGGAAATCCAATTCCTTTTTCCCCTCTGAGACAAGGAAGGACAAGGTTCAAGGCCATCATCACTCGAGCAGAAAAG CAGATGAGGTCACCAAAGAGActacagagaaaacaaaagatgGCCCCACGAAGCATGTTCAGCATTCAGGTGATCAGCAGGACTGTCTCCAGCACGGACCTGACACTGTTCAGCTGCCTCAACTGGTAGAAGCTCCCAAGAAGTCAGAGGCAGCTGTCGGGGCGGAGGTGTCCATGACCTCCCCAGGACAGAGCAAAAACCTCTCCCTCAAGAACACAAACATTTTACCCCCTATTGTATGA